The Streptomyces sp. NBC_01197 genome window below encodes:
- a CDS encoding 2Fe-2S iron-sulfur cluster-binding protein, whose protein sequence is MTTNDDRGGWQPVPQGGEYDAEATAFVQLPEGMDLSSAPLAAPGHGYVPPMILPLTPAAGTDPAAMGQWTVPQPPQAPEQAQQADPSHQPYQTHQSGQPYASGPPYPVDQSHQPYETQHVPETPYWPEPVQDPHAGPGYPQEPMVTGQWTFGDAQDSPVPEQPHQQQHEQHQHQPHQQHGGDLTGQWTIPVAEGDVPEESGEYAASSLTRPATLPGGARAPWAVPVEPEPDHGTPADGTPVPQGEHGTGVEPPAPAESGHGTAAGEPDVPGGGYETDHGRDQGGSAGHGGEGDVRDPRETQAPTQAQAPHPAPDRQDVPAPREAEFDAAPGAGPEAAPPVAGPDSAHPDAVDPAAVHSDTAHSDTVASEPSTEDPGTEDPGTEDPGTEAAGAEGAAAPPAAAVAPAVWGEHTPASYVLRVNGTDRPVTDAWIGESLLYVLRERLGLAGAKDGCSQGECGACNVQVDGRLVASCLVPAATAAGSEVRTVEGLAVNGEPSDVQRALAECGAVQCGFCIPGMAMTVHDLLEGNHAPTELETRQALSGNLCRCSGYRGVLDAVGEVVAGRAEAGAASDEARIPHQAAPGSGSMQPDNPQQHDGGMA, encoded by the coding sequence GTGACCACCAACGACGACCGGGGCGGCTGGCAGCCGGTCCCGCAGGGCGGCGAGTACGACGCCGAGGCGACGGCGTTCGTACAGCTCCCGGAGGGCATGGACCTGTCCAGCGCCCCGCTGGCCGCGCCCGGGCACGGCTACGTACCGCCGATGATTCTGCCGCTGACCCCGGCGGCGGGCACGGACCCGGCCGCCATGGGCCAGTGGACGGTGCCGCAGCCGCCGCAGGCACCGGAGCAGGCGCAGCAGGCGGATCCGTCCCACCAGCCGTACCAGACACACCAGTCCGGCCAGCCCTACGCGTCCGGCCCGCCCTACCCGGTCGATCAGTCCCACCAGCCCTACGAGACCCAGCACGTGCCGGAGACGCCGTACTGGCCGGAGCCCGTGCAGGATCCGCACGCCGGTCCGGGGTACCCGCAGGAGCCGATGGTCACGGGCCAGTGGACGTTCGGGGACGCGCAGGACTCGCCCGTCCCCGAACAGCCGCACCAACAGCAGCACGAGCAGCATCAGCATCAGCCGCACCAGCAGCACGGCGGGGACCTCACCGGCCAGTGGACGATCCCGGTCGCCGAGGGGGACGTCCCCGAGGAGTCCGGCGAGTACGCCGCCTCCTCGCTGACGCGTCCGGCCACGCTGCCCGGCGGTGCGCGTGCGCCGTGGGCCGTACCGGTGGAGCCCGAGCCGGACCACGGCACTCCGGCCGATGGCACCCCCGTACCGCAGGGCGAGCACGGGACGGGCGTCGAGCCGCCCGCACCCGCGGAGAGCGGACACGGAACTGCCGCCGGTGAGCCGGACGTTCCGGGGGGCGGTTACGAAACCGACCACGGCCGCGACCAAGGCGGATCCGCCGGGCACGGTGGCGAGGGCGACGTTCGCGACCCGCGAGAGACCCAGGCCCCCACCCAGGCCCAGGCCCCGCACCCCGCGCCGGACCGGCAGGACGTCCCGGCGCCCCGCGAGGCCGAGTTCGACGCGGCGCCCGGGGCAGGCCCGGAGGCCGCTCCTCCCGTAGCCGGTCCCGATAGTGCGCATCCCGACGCAGTGGACCCCGCTGCCGTGCACTCGGACACCGCGCACTCCGACACCGTGGCCTCCGAGCCCAGTACGGAAGACCCCGGCACGGAAGACCCCGGCACGGAAGACCCCGGCACGGAAGCCGCCGGTGCGGAAGGCGCCGCCGCGCCGCCCGCCGCCGCCGTGGCCCCCGCCGTCTGGGGCGAGCACACCCCTGCCTCGTACGTCCTGCGCGTGAACGGCACCGACCGCCCCGTCACCGACGCCTGGATCGGTGAGTCGCTGCTCTACGTCCTGCGCGAGCGCCTCGGTCTCGCGGGCGCCAAGGACGGCTGCTCGCAGGGCGAGTGCGGTGCCTGCAACGTCCAGGTGGACGGCCGGCTCGTCGCCTCCTGCCTGGTCCCCGCCGCCACAGCCGCCGGCTCCGAGGTCCGTACGGTCGAGGGCCTTGCCGTCAACGGCGAACCCTCCGACGTGCAGCGCGCGCTCGCCGAGTGCGGCGCCGTCCAGTGCGGTTTCTGCATCCCGGGCATGGCCATGACGGTCCATGACCTCCTGGAGGGCAATCACGCCCCCACCGAACTCGAAACCAGACAAGCCCTGAGCGGCAACCTCTGCCGCTGCTCCGGTTACCGGGGCGTGCTGGACGCGGTGGGCGAGGTGGTGGCCGGGCGAGCGGAGGCGGGCGCCGCGTCCGACGAGGCCCGTATCCCGCACCAGGCAGCACCCGGCTCCGGCAGTATGCAGCCGGACAACCCGCAGCAGCATGACGGAGGCATGGCGTGA
- a CDS encoding xanthine dehydrogenase family protein molybdopterin-binding subunit, producing the protein MSSDAATAATAKSPEADGPEEAPPAHGLGASLPPADTRAKTEGTFPYASDLWAEGLLWAAVLRSAHPHARILSIDTSEASAMPGVRAVVTHADVPGDAAHGRVVADRPVFASELVRHHGEAIAAVAADHPDTARLAAAAIAVEYEVLEPVTDPEQAFEAEPLHPDGNLIRHIPLRFGDPEVTGEVIVEGLYRIGRQDPAPIGAEAGLAVPRPDGGVEIYTASTDPHTDRDLAAACFGLEPDRVKVVVTGVPGATGDREDTSFQLPLGLLALKTGCPVKLAATREESFLGHAHRHPTLLRYRHHADAEGHLVKVEAQILLDAGAYADASSESLAAAVSFACGPYVVPHAFIEGWAVRTNNPPSGHVRGEGALQVCAAYEGQMDKLAARLSLDPAELRLRNVLATGDLLPTGQTITCPAPVAELLRSVKDFPLPALPKDTPEGDWLLPGGPEGAGEPGAVRRGVGYALGMVHMLGAEGADEVSTATVKVHDGVATVICAAVETGQGFSTLARQIVQDTLGIEEVHVASVDTDQPPAGPATHGRHTWVSGGAVERAAKMVRTQLLQPLAHQFGMSTELLQIADGKITSYDGVLSTTVTEAMDGKELWATAQCRPHPTEPLDESGQGDAFVGLAFCAIRAVVDVDIELGSVRVVEMAVAQDVGRILNPRLLTSRIEAGVTQGVGAALTENLRTTRGVVRHPDLTGYALPTSLDTPDIRIVKLIEERDVVAPFGAKAASAVPVVTSPAAVAAAVRAATGRPVSRLPIRPQAAVVTG; encoded by the coding sequence GTGAGCAGCGACGCGGCCACCGCGGCCACCGCGAAGTCCCCGGAGGCGGACGGCCCGGAGGAGGCGCCGCCCGCGCACGGGCTCGGCGCGTCCCTCCCGCCCGCCGACACCCGCGCGAAGACCGAGGGCACCTTCCCCTACGCGTCCGACCTGTGGGCCGAGGGCCTCCTCTGGGCCGCCGTGCTGCGCTCCGCGCACCCGCACGCGCGGATCCTCTCCATCGACACGTCCGAGGCGTCCGCGATGCCGGGCGTCCGCGCGGTGGTCACGCACGCCGACGTCCCCGGCGACGCCGCGCACGGCCGCGTGGTCGCCGACCGCCCCGTCTTCGCCTCCGAACTGGTCCGCCACCACGGCGAGGCCATCGCCGCCGTCGCCGCCGACCACCCCGACACCGCCCGGCTCGCCGCGGCCGCCATCGCGGTCGAGTACGAGGTGCTGGAGCCGGTCACCGACCCGGAGCAGGCGTTCGAGGCCGAACCGCTGCACCCCGACGGCAATCTGATCCGCCACATCCCGCTGCGGTTCGGCGATCCGGAGGTCACCGGCGAGGTCATCGTCGAGGGCCTCTACCGGATCGGTCGCCAGGACCCGGCCCCCATCGGCGCCGAGGCCGGGCTCGCCGTGCCCCGGCCCGACGGCGGTGTCGAGATCTACACCGCGTCCACCGACCCGCACACCGACCGCGACCTGGCCGCCGCCTGCTTCGGACTGGAGCCCGACCGGGTCAAGGTCGTGGTGACCGGGGTGCCCGGCGCGACCGGCGACCGCGAGGACACCAGCTTCCAGCTCCCGCTCGGCCTGCTCGCGCTGAAGACCGGCTGCCCGGTGAAGCTGGCCGCGACCCGCGAGGAGTCCTTCCTCGGCCACGCCCACCGCCACCCGACCCTGCTGCGCTACCGCCACCACGCGGACGCCGAAGGACATCTGGTGAAGGTCGAGGCGCAGATCCTGCTGGACGCGGGCGCGTACGCCGACGCCTCGTCCGAATCGCTGGCGGCGGCCGTCTCGTTCGCCTGCGGCCCGTATGTCGTCCCGCACGCCTTCATCGAGGGCTGGGCGGTCCGTACGAACAACCCGCCGTCCGGCCATGTCCGCGGCGAGGGCGCGCTCCAGGTCTGCGCCGCGTACGAGGGCCAGATGGACAAGCTCGCGGCCAGGCTCTCCCTCGATCCGGCCGAACTGCGGCTGCGCAACGTACTGGCCACCGGCGATCTGCTGCCCACCGGACAGACCATCACCTGCCCGGCCCCGGTCGCCGAACTCCTGCGCTCCGTCAAGGACTTCCCGCTGCCCGCGCTGCCCAAGGACACCCCCGAAGGCGACTGGCTGCTGCCCGGAGGGCCGGAGGGCGCGGGCGAGCCGGGCGCGGTGCGCCGAGGCGTCGGCTACGCGCTGGGCATGGTCCACATGCTCGGCGCCGAGGGCGCCGACGAGGTCTCCACGGCCACGGTCAAGGTCCACGACGGGGTCGCCACGGTCATCTGCGCCGCGGTCGAGACCGGGCAGGGCTTCTCCACGCTGGCCCGGCAGATCGTGCAGGACACCCTCGGTATCGAGGAGGTCCATGTCGCGTCCGTCGACACCGACCAGCCCCCGGCCGGCCCCGCCACGCACGGCAGGCACACCTGGGTCTCCGGCGGCGCGGTCGAGCGGGCGGCGAAGATGGTCCGCACCCAGCTGCTCCAGCCGCTGGCCCACCAGTTCGGGATGTCCACCGAGCTGCTCCAGATCGCCGACGGCAAGATCACCTCGTACGACGGGGTGCTCTCCACGACGGTCACCGAGGCCATGGACGGCAAGGAACTCTGGGCGACGGCGCAGTGCCGTCCGCATCCGACCGAGCCGCTCGACGAATCGGGCCAGGGCGACGCCTTCGTCGGCCTCGCCTTCTGCGCGATCCGCGCGGTGGTGGACGTCGACATCGAACTGGGCTCGGTCCGGGTCGTGGAGATGGCCGTCGCCCAGGACGTCGGCCGGATCCTCAACCCGCGGCTGCTGACTTCCCGTATCGAAGCGGGCGTCACGCAGGGCGTCGGCGCGGCCCTCACCGAGAACCTCCGTACGACGCGGGGCGTGGTCCGCCACCCGGACCTGACCGGTTACGCGCTCCCCACGTCCCTGGACACGCCGGACATCCGCATCGTGAAACTCATCGAGGAGCGCGACGTGGTGGCCCCGTTCGGCGCGAAGGCGGCGAGCGCGGTGCCGGTGGTCACGTCCCCGGCCGCGGTGGCGGCGGCGGTACGGGCGGCGACCGGCCGACCGGTGAGCCGGCTCCCGATCCGGCCGCAGGCCGCGGTGGTCACGGGCTGA